The Acipenser ruthenus chromosome 11, fAciRut3.2 maternal haplotype, whole genome shotgun sequence region atgctatttattttaatttattctcCTGatcatttttactattatttttaaatggaatGAAAACTGTTTACACTCTACAATGTAAAAATTCATAAATAATGGACATCTTTTTACAGATGTACTTTTAGTTACCTTTACTTGTATTTGTCTTGTCCTCGAACGCATTTCTGAATCCTTGAGACTGGAAAAGAAGAGAACATATGGTGGTGTGAAATAATAAGCTACTACAAACACTTACTCACGCTGTACCAATCTAACATTGTAACTCTACAGCACCTGTACTTTACCTCTTGGCTATACATTGGGGGGATATCTGTGTTCCTTATGCTGCAGCTGCTATAAAGAGCCTGCTCCTTGTGTCTTTGCTGTGTATTTTACCAACCTTGAACATGTGTGCCACTATATGTATATTTCAGATATTTTGCATTTTACTTAATAAAACATCTCTCTGTCTAAAAACCCTGATCAACGTTTTCCCTGAGtgtctttttaattgtttttccaGTATTCTTTGGTTCTGTTGTTTAGTCTTTGTGCGAATCAGAGAAGGCACTAGTACAGACGTTttgcaaaagttaaaaaaaaaaaaaaaactactagttATTACAGTAGATTTTCCctgcttttgaaaaacagaatgttAAAGTGAAATGTTCCAGATGGTCACAAACATATTTTTAACCTTACATCCATATTGTAATTTCATTTTTGACATTAACAACACCAGAGCTGGTCTGTGAAGAGTCAGAGGAAGTGGCACAAGACAATCGGCTTACTAGTTTTGAAACACTAACAGTTGATTTTTCCCCTGTAAGAAATGTAGCTTTTATTTGGACCACACTGCTACACGCACCTCCCCTAGACTTGCAATCCCTCATTCCACATAGAAAACAAGAAAGGCCAATGATTGCATGATAATGGACTGGCTTTACACAACCACACATAGGGGGCTTAACAAACAGACAGTAAGCTTTCAAAGACAGGCTTCTGCCCTGAAGACTATTCACATATAAGTGTTCATGGATTTAATGGATTTAAAAgtactaaatacatttttttcccccgatAGGAAATACGGTAaagtcttttttgttgttgtacacTAGTATTTTCTGCTTGTAGTATTAAACAGCGCAACTAGAGGGTGACCAGACCTTCgaagctcaaaaccgggacacattgttaaataactgATAAGTCTAATTCAACCATTAAAAATATAAGCGTCAAATATAGGCAGTTTAATGGtgatttaaatagccatcctctcactcttagtattatctttttttttttttttttaagaagctaGCTAATTTCACCACACTCCCGGGTGTATAATTTCTAATTTGTTTAACTAGCCATAGTGTGTTACATACGTATTgctacttttatattgagtttattattattattattattattattattattattattattaataaccgCGACGTCTCGTCGGGTGCACCCTTACACAGAAGCAGGTCAATTAGTTTGTATTCCGCCGTATTAGAGCCTGCAAGTCCTCCTGTGAGTATAAATCTATAAACGtatcaaaataaatcaataggcctacattttacaaaacaaaaagtctcTGGGGAGCAAACCTGCAGCGTTACCACAGCACCATGGCAACCTAGCAACTGATTGAAACATCCTAACATGAACATAGCCATTGCGCAACCCTCCACTTGAGATTGGAGGCCTTTCGGTTCATTGCTCCGCATTCTGCTCTGCCATTCGTCAGGAACCGTGCCAATCACACCTCAGCAGAGGTTCTGCCCCAATGTTAAGGTAGGTTGACAAGTTTGAGAGCTAACTTCTGCAGAGATTTCCTTTCTGTAAAGTTGTCAAGTACCTGCAGCTTGTGTTTCTAACTGTAAGTATCCAATTACTTGACATTACTTTACTGACAGAGAGTGTGTTTTTGCCCTTTAACTGAGTAGTTGTTTGTATATTGTTTGTAGGGCTGTTATTAACCCACAAGGTTGataactttttaatttatttttattatatattttttttatcagctttACTCAGCAAGCTCTTCAGAGTTTTTCTGGACACCATGGTTATCAGTAAGAAGCAGCTGAAAGAATCTGCATTGCCCTCAGTGCAGGAGGTGAGAGAGGCAGAGCTGGAGCAGGAGAGCTCACAGAGTGGGATCCACCAGCTGGGAGGAATAGCAAGCAGACCCCGGAAAGCGTTTAGCCGAGGGAGCACAGATACCAAGGTGCGTCCTGTAAGCGGGTTCCCTCCTCCAGACTGCTCAGCGGCTTTGTGAACGGGTGGAAGAGTTTAGTGTAGTTTTCAAAATGTGTTAAACCAAAGCCCTACACATGTTTAGTAAAGCTTCAGCATGCTAAgagaatttttttgtttgtgttttatttatgacaTGCTGATATTCAGTAAGAAACATGGTGTCCGTCTACTACTGTGGagttagaattgtttttttttaattaataatgtaaagtgtttacAGGCTCACAACCAGCCTAGCTAACACCTGTCCGTTTTTTCTTTAGACGGTTTCCAGATCTGACAAAGCCCATTCGCCAACAGAGAGGGCGTCCGCAGGTCCGAAAGAAGAGGCAGAGGAGGACTCACCTGCTGAGCAGGAAGGGGAAGACCCCCAGGGGGCCAGGACGAGAGAGAGCTCCGAGGAGGAAGCTACAAACCAGGAAGAAGAATGGGACACCGACCTGGAAATAGATGGTATGAGAACGGCAGCAGACTGAACCCGGCAGActtgttttactttgtttacatttgtttgtataggacatttttataaataaaaaaaaaaaaaacattgtttagaGACATATTTATTGGTACAAAATCTATGGGGAGACATCAGGGTAATACTGTAATCACCCCCAATCGCCCCCCCCAAACATTTAAAATTAGAATCTTGAATTCCATGTTCATTAGGACAGTTCAGGAACAGTTAActtacattgcaatgcattctggtaagtgtagtcctgccttAAAGAATAGAGACcagtgaaaggtacctgagacaggtaaaaggTACCAGAATGAATTGccatgtgagttgaaaagcctgaactgtcccaaactgtccaggTGAACATGGAGCCATGTGGTCACCCTAAGTTTACCTGGAGAGAATGCCGGCTGCTGCACTTTGGGTGCTCAGGGGCACATGTGTCCAGCAGGCCAGCTTATGAGGGTACACCGGTATAGATGATTAACGCGTCCTGATGTTTGAATCAAACCTGTCGTTTTTATGTCCGCTCAAGATGCAAAGCAGCCCCGCTATTCCACAGTAAAGACGCTGTATGAAGAAGCCTGTAAAATCTTTGCCGTGGTTCCAGCGTCATACTTCCTGCGCCACATGCATGACCAAGAGCTCAACCTGATGCATCATGGACTGGGGCCACAGGTGCAGTCTCATCATCTTTCCATgcaatttaaccctttcagtcctggcgaGACCTCAAGGTCAAGCCATATGTTAACAGATGGCGTTGGAAATCCCGCTGGAACCTCGCAGGACTCCTCAGTCCCACTCTGGTGTGGTGTATGTCTACTTCCTGTAATCGTGTTAAGATTCGACAGCAGTagttcaggactgaaagggttaatgagtCGTAACGGATCGAAGCTGCTGTGCTCGTGCAAGTCCTGGTTTGTAACACTGCCACCATTGCATTGCATGCTTCTCTTTCAATATGCTGGTGTGGGTTAAGCCCTCTCTGCACCAAATGCACAAAAAAGCTGTAAATGGTAACAGTTTTTCTGTTGTTCTTTTCCCATTCCAGGGTGCCAAAGCTCTTTCCGTTCCCTTGGTAACCAATACCTCCGTTCTGAACTTGAATCTGAGTGATAATTGGCTTGAAGGAGGAGGTGGAGTGGCCATTGCAGAGATGCTGAAAGAGAACTGCTACATCACAGGTTTGTTTACCAgactctttttctttttgttagctGATGCTCCAGTTCATGTAGAAAGGAATCAGTGATTGGGgtccctgtgttttattttgaggcaTTTATTTTCCATCTGTACTGTGTTCATTATTAAAACATCTACATATATGTTACTAACATACATTACCCACCAAAGCTTTCAATATTACATTAGAGTTGTAGGTctcacaaaaaaatgaataacctGTGACCTACATCCATTGtctgtacatgtaaaaatacatatatcCCAAGACTTTAAAACTGTCAATACCTCATGGTAAAGAATATTGTAACTAAGCTTCATCACAGCAATGTAAATGTGCCGTATGGAAAGACAGAGGGACAGGATTTTCCAAATATCCCCGACTTATGTAATAACTGTGCTGAAGTGTTGGTCCCAACCAACGTTTTGACGAGAATCTTTCTCCGTGTCTTCGATGGTTTGCAGTTCTAAGGTCAGCCTCAGGGGGGCAGTACAGCAGCACAACCTTTTCACTCCTGGTCATTTTCTAAACGCTAACCCTCCAATATGCTTTACACAATTTGCAGGAATCGACTTGTCAGACAACAAGCTGGGATTAGCAGGTGCCCAGGCTATTTCCGCCATGCTGAAGGAGAACGTCACCCTGGTGAATATTAACCTGTGCGGGAATGAGTTTGATGACCATGCTGCCACACCCCTGGCTGAGGCTTTCATGAGCAACCACAAAGTGCAGTCCATAGACTTGAGCCACAACCTGATGGGAGAGGGAGCAGGTACAGCCAGGCAGCTGCTGTGGGGTCTTCATACAGCTGTCACCTTGCAGGTCCTTCAGAGCAATCCTCTTGATCTCTTTACTACCTGAACCAGTTACTCTGTCTGGAAGGGTAGACTGCGTTTATATGTTAGAGGTT contains the following coding sequences:
- the LOC117426209 gene encoding leucine-rich repeat-containing protein 74B-like isoform X2 is translated as MVISKKQLKESALPSVQEVREAELEQESSQSGIHQLGGIASRPRKAFSRGSTDTKTVSRSDKAHSPTERASAGPKEEAEEDSPAEQEGEDPQGARTRESSEEEATNQEEEWDTDLEIDDAKQPRYSTVKTLYEEACKIFAVVPASYFLRHMHDQELNLMHHGLGPQGAKALSVPLVTNTSVLNLNLSDNWLEGGGGVAIAEMLKENCYITGIDLSDNKLGLAGAQAISAMLKENVTLVNINLCGNEFDDHAATPLAEAFMSNHKVQSIDLSHNLMGEGAGEVLGNAIAENTGMKELNLSWNCFREMGSIPIAKGLGANIFLRAVDLSYNGFGKTGAAALGEALKVNNVLEHLNVSNNRIPPEGAVRFAMGLKENKTLKTLNFSRNPMQSAGCYGIIKSMQGNPESAIEFLDFSDITVNKDFDDLHTSVKEMFPHLKVIHGGNTDEFRKTKAKHSPTQLSGPLYKLKQHMKENSLNLVDFFERVDKDKSAVVTRREFEQGLVGAGIPLSKGELQQLMDTLDKEKNGEIDLSELNKLLMSD
- the LOC117426209 gene encoding leucine-rich repeat-containing protein 74B-like isoform X1, with the translated sequence MVISKKQLKESALPSVQEVREAELEQESSQSGIHQLGGIASRPRKAFSRGSTDTKTVSRSDKAHSPTERASAGPKEEAEEDSPAEQEGEDPQGARTRESSEEEATNQEEEWDTDLEIDDAKQPRYSTVKTLYEEACKIFAVVPASYFLRHMHDQELNLMHHGLGPQGAKALSVPLVTNTSVLNLNLSDNWLEGGGGVAIAEMLKENCYITGIDLSDNKLGLAGAQAISAMLKENVTLVNINLCGNEFDDHAATPLAEAFMSNHKVQSIDLSHNLMGEGAGEVLGNAIAENTGMKELNLSWNCFREMGSIPIAKGLGANIFLRAVDLSYNGFGKTGAAALGEALKVNNVLEHLNVSNNRIPPEGAVRFAMGLKENKTLKTLNFSRNPMQSAGCYGIIKSMQGNPESAIEFLDFSDITVNKDFDDLHTSVKEMFPHLKVIHGGNTDEFRKTKAKHSPTQLSGPLYKLKQHMKENSLNLVDFFERVDKDKSAVVTRREFEQGLVGAGIPLSKGELQQLMDTLDKEKNGEIDLREEFEKSLGNNTALRYLLAPRF